The DNA window CTGTCGCGCGAGGATATCTACGTCACCACCGGTGGATTGACGCGGGTGGCGATGACGGAAGGCTCGCTGGTGGTGAACTCCTCGCAGGGCGGCGGGGCCAAGGACACCTGGGTGGTCGATCTCGAAGAGGAAGACGCCTGATGCTTTCGCGCGTCGCCGAAAACCTCTACTGGTTCAGCCGCTACCTTCGCCGCGCGGAAAACACCGCGCGCCTCATCGGCGTCGGCAGCCAGCTGCAACTGGATCTGCCGCGCAGCGTGCGCTTCACCTGGCGGCCGATGATCGATACCGTCGGCGCCAGCGAATGCTTCGCCGAGCACTACCCCGATGATGGCGAAGCAGATGATGGCCAGGTGGTCGGCTTCCTGTTGCTGGATCCGCGCAATCCGTCCTCGCTGCACAGTTCGGTGGAATCGGCGCGCGAGATCCTGCGCGGCATCCGCGACACCCTGCCTTCGGAAGTGTGGGAAGCCATCAACGATCTGCACCAGCACATCGGCAGCAGCGGCGAGCGCGGACTGACCCGGCGCTATCGGGTCGACTTCCTCACCCGCATCGTCGATGGCTGCCTGAAGGTGTCCGGCCTGCTCAGCGCCAACGTCAGCCGCGACATCGGCTTCCAGTTCCTGCGCCTGGGCACCGCGCTGGAGCAGGCCGACATGACCACCCGCATCATCGATGCCGGCGCTTCCGGGCTGGTCACCCCGCGCAGCGAGGAAGATCGCGAGACCTTCCGCAACCTGCAATGGATGGCGGTGCTGCGTTCACTGGCGGCCTACCAGATGTACCGCCGCCACGTGCGCCAGCGTGTCACCGCCGAGCTGGCGTTGCGCTTCCTGCTGCAGAACGCCGAGTTTCCGCGCAGCGTGCAGTTCTGCCTGACCCGCATCCAGAACGTGCTGCCGACCATGCCACCGCGTCCGGCCGTGGATCGTCACCTCAACCGCGTGATCGGCCAGACCCGCAATGCCGATGCGTACTGGTTGGCCAGCCACGACCCGGCCAGCTTCATGGATGAAATCCAGGTCCACCTGGGGGCGATGCACGATGCGATCGCGGCGGGGTATTTCGCCGACTGAGCTGGCGTTGCCGACCCCGCACCCAACGAGTAGGATTCAATCCTGTTCCCTGGGGGCGCGGCCATGCGCAGCACTCAACAGTTCAGCATCACCCTACCGAATGAGATGGCAGATACCGTGCGCGCAAAAGTGGCATCCGGCGAATACGCGACCGAAAGCGAGGTCATACGCGATGGTCTGCGCGCCCTGCTGGCACGGGATCGTGCCGTGGAGGCCTGGCTGAAGCAGGAAGTTGCACCGGCCGCCAAGGCGCTGGCAGCGGATCCCACGCGTGGTGTTTCAGCGTCCCAAGTCAAACAGCAACTGGCAGCTCGGCGCCGCGCCAAGGAATGAGCACGAGTGAGCTTCACCGTTCGGTTTGCGCCAGAAGTGGCGGCGCAGTTGCAGGCCATTGAAGACTTCATTTCACGGACTCAGGCCACCACGACGGCAGCGGCGTTCGTCGACGCCATCGTCAGCCATTGCGAAAACTTGGCGACATTCCCGCTGCGTGGCATCCGCCGCGATGACCTGCTGCCCGGACTGCGCATCAGCCACTATCGGGGCCGCACCATCATCGCCTTCACGGTCGACACACCGGCCAGCGTCGTGTCCATCCTGGGGGTGTACTACGGTGGCCGTGACTACGACGCAGTGATCGTTGGCGCGTAGCAAGGCTGCGGCTACGGTATTGAAGGCGGGTCACCTGCGCCTTGCCCTGCCGCGAATCAAACTCGACGATGGCAAATCTGCCCTCCGGCAGCTTGTCCAGGCGGCTGTAGTAGTCAATGCGCGCCGCGTCGCGGGCCAGCGGCCTGTCGACTATCGAGCGGGTCAGCCGCATCGTCGTGGTGAACACGGTCTCATTGCTGTTTTCATGGAACCAGACTACTGCTGGCCTTGCATATCCCCGGGGTCGCGGCGGGTCGCGGTGTTGCGAGGTGGTGCATGCCGTGGCGCGCTCGACGGCTCGGCGTCCTCGGCGCGTGCCGGTTCCCACGGAAAACGCGGCAGGCTGTGCACGGCCGCTTCCAGCTTCTGCGACCAGCTGTCGTGGATTTCCGCGTAGAGCGGTGTATCGCCTTCCAGGCGCATCTGCTGGGTCAGCTTGAGATCGCCATTGCGCAGCAGCGCCAGATCAATCGGCATGCCCACCGACAGGTTGGAGCGGATGGTCGAGTCCAGCGAGACCAGCGCACAGCGGGCGGCATTCTCCAGCGAGGTCTCCGGGCGCAGGATGCGATCCAGGATCGGCTTGCCGTACTTGGATTCGCCGATCTGCAGGTACGGCGTTTCCGGCGAGGCGGCGATGCAGTTGCCGAGCGGATAGATCATGTACAGCCCCGGTCGCTCGCCGGCGATCTGGCCACCGAGGATCAAGGTGGACTGCACGCTCACGCCGCTGTGCTGCGGATCGTTGCCGATCCTGGCCTGGCTGGAGACAAGCACCTCGCCGACGTACTCGGCCACCTGGTAGAGGTGGCGGAAGCTGCGCAGGTTGCGTGGCGCGCCGTCATCCACGTCGCTCTGCAACTTGGAGATGGTGAGCTGGGTGGTGGCCAGGTTGCCCGCCGACAGCAACACGAACACGCGCTCGCCGGGAAACTCGAAGGTGTGCATCTTGCGGTGCACCCGCACATCATCGAACGAGGCGCTGGTGCGCGTGTCGGCGGCAAACACCAGGCCCTGATCCACTTCGATGCCGACGCAATAAGTCATGATCCGTCCGTTGCTGCTGTGCACCACGATTGTAGGCAGTTTTGCCGGGCGTGCCAGTCGGGAACGGGGTTTCCGGCGACGATCCGTACAATGGCCTTCCCCACCCGACGTTGCCCGCCCCATGGCTGCCCCGCTTCCTTTGCCCGATGACGACGCGCTGGCGCATAGCCAGCACCTGAGCGACCTGATCCGCCAGGAGATGCGCGCCGAGGGCGGGCGCATGCCGTTCTCGCGCTTCATGGAGCGCTGCCTGTACGCGCCCGGGCTCGGTTACTACAGCGCCGGCAGCACCAAGTTCGGCGAGGCCGGCGATTTCATCACCGCGCCGGAGCTCGGGCCGCTGTTCGCCACCTGCGTGGCCACGGCGGTCGCGCCGGTGATGCAGCAGTTGGGCCCGCAGGCGGAGTTCTTCGAGATTGGCGGTGGCAGCGGCGCCTTCGCCGAGATCATGCTCAAGCGGATGCTCGAGCTGGATGCCTTGCCCACGCGCTACGCCATCCTGGAGCCGAGTGCGGATCTGCGCGAGCGCCAGCGCGAACGCCTGGCGCGGCGACTGGTGCCGCCGGTGTTCGAATTGGTGGAATGGCTGGATGGTCCGCCCGGCGAACCGTGGAATGGCGTGCTGTTCGCCAACGAGGTGATCGATGCACTGCCCACGCCGCGCTTCACCCTGCGCGATGGCGAGGTGTTCGAGGAATACGTCGCGCTGGACGAGCAGGGGAGTTTCATCCGCGAGGATCGCCCGGCCGACGCCTTGCTGGCGGCGGCGGTGCGGCATGTCGAACGCTACCTGGAGCAGCCGTTCGCGGACGGCTACCGTTCCGAGTTGCTGCCGCAGCTGCCGTACTGGATCCAGGCGGTGATGGGTGGCCTGCAGTCCGGCGCCATGCTGTTTGCCGACTATGGCTACCCGCGTCGCGAGTTCTACCTGCCGGATCGCGACCAGGGAACCTTGCGCGCCTTCTATCGCCAGCACCTGCATGCCGACGCGTACCTGCATCCGGGTCTGCAGGATCTGACCGCGTCGGTCGACTTCACCGCACTGGCCGAAGCCGGCACCAACGCGGGCTTTGATCTGGCTGGTTACAGCGATCAGGCCAGCTTCCTGCTGGGCAACGGTCTGCCGGACCGCCTGCAGGAAATCGAGGAGCGCGCCGATGAAGCAGCCAAACTGCGTTTCCGCAACGAGGCCAAGAAGCTGACCCTGCCCAGCGAGATGGGCGAGCGCTTCCAGGTGATGGGATTCTCGCGCGATGTCGAGTTCGGCACGGCGTTCCTGGCCAATGATCTGACCTGGCGGCTGTGATGCTGGCGGGACTGAAGCCATTCCGGCGCCCGGCGCTGTGGTTGGGGCTGTGGCTGCTGTCCATTGCCATCGTGGTGATCCTGTCGCTGACGCCGCCGCCACCGTTTCCGGATCTGCCGTCGGGTACCGACAAGCTCGAACATGCCTTGTCTTACGGCCTGCTGGCGTGTGGCGCGGTGCAGCTGTTCCTGCGCCGCAGCAGCCAGTGGCTGGCGGGCCTGGGCCTGGTGGCGATGGGCGTGGGACTGGAGTTCGCGCAGGGCGCGTTCACCACTGATCGCATGCAGGATCCCGCCGATGCGATCGCCAACAGCGTGGGCGTGCTGTTGGGGTTGGCCACCGGGTTCACCCCGATGCGCGACTGGCTGTTGAGAGCCGAGGCAAAGCGCTGAGCCACGCCCACCGTCGCGTTTCTGTAGGAGGGGCTTTAGCCCCGAACCTGATGAATCTTAAGATCGCGGGTATTCCCGCCATCTGACCCAGTACGAGCTTCGGGGCTGGCTTCCAACAGACGCATGTCTGGTCAGCCCCTCCTACAGAAACGCGACGGCATGGTGCGTGGAGCAGGCGGAATCCGTCACTCGGCACGCATCAACTTCACCTCATCCAGCACCCACATCGTCGGCCGGGTGTCACCGCTGAAGTTCAGGCACAGCCCCTGCGCAGCGCGCGCGCTGGCGGGCAGCGAGGCCTGCAGGGTGATGAATCCGTCTGCATCCGGTGTAGCTGGCAGCGACACGCGCGCGACCGGCTCGCCTTTGCAATCGCCGGTGCGAACCAGCAGTTCGCCGTGCGCGGTGGCAGCGGCTTCGAACTTGCGATTCTTCTCGTCATGAGCCAACTGGAAGTAGTACGGGATCTGGCCAGCGCGGACCTGCACGCTTGCCGCTTCCTGCAACGGCGCATCGGCCCAACGCCAGCAGGGATTGAAGATGGTGACGTTGAACAGGGCGCGCGCGCCCTCGCGAGGGCCGTCATCTTCCAGCCGCAGCAGCAGACGTCCCGCATCCGGGCAGGTGTCCAGCTCGTCATCGTGGCGCGTCAGCAGTGAGGCCGCATCGATCAGGCGCGAGCTGGACGGAGCCAGCGGCTCGCCATCAAAGAAGGCAGCGGCACGCACGGTGGTGGGCAACGGCAGCGACAGGGGTTGCTGGTAGAGCGGCGAGCTTGCGGTGGGCTCGCTGCCATCGATGGAGTAGTGGACGGCGTAGCCCAGCGGATTCTGCAACTCAAGCCGTGCCGACTTGCCATCCACGGACTTCGGCGCGCCGATGATCACCTGGAACGGCGTCTGCGCGTAGCCGATGCCATGGGCCTGATAACGCCGCAGCTGCGCGGGCAGGCGCTGCAGGAAATCGGCGTAATCCCTGCGCTCCGCCGGCGACCAGCCCACTTCGGCCAGCGCCGCCAGGCGCGGGAAGAGATGGTGGTACAGGCGCTCGACGGTGCGCGTGTGTTCGGTCCACAGGTTGGCCTGCAAGCCGAGGATGTGGTGGCGCAGGGACGCATCCAGCGCTGCGGGTACCGGCTCGAAGCCGTACACCTGCGCAAGGGTCACCTGTGCGGGACGACCGGGCGGCTCATCGGTCGAACCCGTCTGCAGGTAATCCAGGTAGAGATGCGACTTGGGCGTCATCACCACGTCGTGGCCTTGCTTCGCCGCTTCCAGTCCGCCTTCGGTGCCGCGCCATGACATCACCGTGGCTTCCGGCGGCAGGCCGCCTTCGAGGATTTCATCCCAGCCGATCAAACGGCGGTCATGCGCTTCCAGGAACTTCTCCAGGCGCTTGATGATGTGGCTCTGCATGTGGAATTCGTCAGGCACGCCGAGCTCGCGCATGCGCGCCTGCACGTGCGCCGACGCCTGCCATTGGTCCTTCACCGCCTCGTCCGCGCCGACATGCACGTAGCGGCCGGGGAACAGATCGATCACCTCGGTAAGCACATCCTCGAGGAAACGCAAGGTGCCTTCCTCGGTGTTGAACAGATAGCTGTGCACGCCCCATTGATTGGAAATCTCCGGACGCGTGCCCAGCACGCCGAGTTCCGGATAGGCCGCAATCGCCGCCTGCGCGTGACCGGGGACATCGATTTCCGGCATTACGGTGATATGGCGTTCGGCGGCATACGCCACTACCTCGCGAATCTGTTGCTGGCTGTAGTAGCCGCAGTATTTCACCGGCTTGCCCGAGGCATCGCGCCCTGCATCGCCGGCCGGCGTGCGGCAGCTGCCGATGTCGGTGAGCTTGGGATACTTCCTGATCTCGATGCGCCAGCCCTGGTCATCGGTCAGATGCCAGTGGAAGGTGTTGAGCTTATGCAGGGCCATGGCGTCGAGCAGGCGCTTGATCTCGTCCACGCTCCAGAAATGCCGGGCCGAATCGAGCATGAAGCCGCGCCAGCCAAAGCGTGGTGCATCGTCGATGCGAACGGCGCCGATACGCAGCGCGCCATCGGCGGCAGGGGTCGCCAGCTGCCACAGCGTCACCGCACCGTAGAACAGGCCGCGTGCATCGCTGGCGGCAACGCGGATGCCGCGCTCGGCGACTTCCAGTCGATAGCCTTCGGGATTTTCGCTGGCCTGCGGCGTGATCTCGAACGTGATGCCGGCGTCCGCGCTATCGGTCAATGCCAACGGGGTCGGTAGCGCGTCGCGCATCCATGCTTGGAAGTGCAGCGCAACGGCACGTGCCTCGTCACCTTTGGCATGAAGGCCGGTGGCGGTGGTGATCACGAACTGCCCCGGCTGCGTCTGCAGCTGCGCCGGAGCGGGAATGAGTGAAGGAGTTGCAGCCGAGTCCGCGGGACGGGTGGACGTGGCAGCAAACGCTGGCAAGGCAAACAGGGACGCGACCAGAATCAGCAGGCGACGGCAACCACGCGGCGACACGAACGACATCGGCATTCCCCAAAAAAAAATACGGGCCCAGAAGGCCTGGGCCCGAGGAGAGACATTACCTGACGGTAAAGCGGCAAGTGGAACGGGGGGAGCACTCCCTGCTCCTCGCCACGGCCGGAGCCGCGACGCGGGAGCCGGCGCGGGCCGACTCCCGATCCAGTGCAACAGTGCTTAGAACTGGAAGCGCAGCGAAGCCATATAGCGACGGCCGCTGCGATACACGCCGCGGGTCAGACGCTCGGTGGTGGCGTAGCTGTGGTAAGCCTCATCCAGCAAGTTCATGGCTTCCAGACCGATGCTGAAGTTGTCGGTGAAGTTGTAGGCCACCGAGGCGTCCACCGAGTCGTAGGCGCGGGTCCAGAGGTTGTCGCCGCGATCCACGTTGGTGAAGTACTTGCTGCGGTGCGAGTAGGTGATGCGCGCGGTCCAGTCGTCGGTTTCGAAGAACGGGCTGACGTTGAACTGGGTCTGCGAGTTGTACGGCAGCGGATCACCGGTATCGGACTTGCCGTCGGAGTAGGTGTAGTTGGTCACCATGCCGAACGCGTCGGTGAAGTTGTACTGCCAGGCCAGCGACAAGCCCTTGATCTTGGCGTTGCCGGCGTTGTCCGGACGCGAGATCTGGTAGATCGTCTCGGCACCTTGGCTCTGGTTGAAGTGGCTTTCGGCGCGGGTGGTCTCCAGCACGTAGTCGGAGATGTCCTTGTAGAACAGCGTACCGGCCAGGATCGCGTTCTCGGAGAAGTACCACTCTGCCGAGAAGTCCAGGTTGGTCGAACGATACGGATCCAGATCCGGATTGCCGCCGCCGCCGGTCAGGGTCTGATCACCCAGCCACAGGTAGCTGGACATCTGCCCGAAGTTCGGACGCGCCATCACCTTGGCGGCCGAGAAGCGCAGCACCCACTCATCGGTCAGGTCATAGACCAGGTTCACGTTCGGCAGCAGGTTGTCGTACTTCTTCTTCACGCTGACCGGTGCATAGCCGTCGGCCGGGCACGGCGGCGGCACGTCGGTGGCGACGCAGGCGAAGCTGGCGCTTTCGGACTCGGTTTCCACGTAGCGGACGCCGATGTTGCCGCGCAGCCGATCCCAGCTGAAGTCGCCCTGCACGTAAGCGGCGTTTACGTCTTCGGTGATGGTCCAGGTGTTGGCCGCGAACGACGGATCGTTGAACGTGCTGGGCACCGGCATGGTCTGCCAGGGGGCCAGCCAATCGCCGCTCATGATGTAGTCGGCCAACGCCCAGCCGTCAATGGTGAAGCGGTTGCCCAGATCACCCACGTTGGTGAAGCCATTGAGGTAGTTGCTGGGCACCTGGCGCGGATTGAACATCGAAGTCGGTGCGTCGCCGTAACCCTGCACCGAGGCCAACGACACGCCGCCCATTTCCTGGCCGGTCTCGTGTTCGCGGCGCTTCACGCCGAAGCGCAGCTGGTAGAGCGGCGAATCGAAGCGGATGCCGAAATCGAGCTGGCCGTACTTCTCTTCATCGTGATTGGGCTTGAACACCACGTTGCCGCCCCAGCCGGTGTTCCAGGTGGAGGGGCTGCTGGGATCCGAACCCCAGCCGCCGTCCATGCGGAACGCATCGGGATTGGTGAACGGATTGGCGCCGGGGAAAGTCACCTTGCCCGGGAAATGCGGCGCGCCGCTGATGTCGTAGGAGTAGTTGGCGCGGGCCAGGAACTCGCCGAACACCTGCTTGCTGGTGCCGCCCGTGGCCTTGGTGGTGCCGAGGGTGCCGGAGACGAAGAATTTGTCGTTGTCGAACTTGGCCTTCAGGTCGTAGGAGTCGGTGTCCACTTCGGCCAGGCGATTCTGCAGGTCATACACCAGCAGCGCGTTGTTGAAGGAGGCCTTGGTGATCACGCCATCGTCGATGGTCACGTCGGTCAGCTTCATCAGGCTGTTCCAGGCGTTGCCCATGAAGGCGAACATCGACTGGTTCATGTTGTCGTAGCTGGCGTCCACGCGCAGGGCGTTGAACTCGATGTCGAAGTGCTCGGTCGGCTTGAACTGCAGGGCCACCGAGTAGGTGTCGCGCTTGCGTTCCTGCTCGAAGTAGGAGGCGCTGAGCGAGTTGGGGCCGCGTGCGTCCAGATCCGTTTCCAGTTCGGCGGCGCAGGCTTCCAGGCAGTTGCGGACCGGATACCCGACCGACCAGTCGATCGGCACGTTGTTGACCGAGCCACCGCCGCCCTGGCCGTCGCGGTAATCGCGGGCAGCCACGGTGCCGTAAGCCTCGATGCCGTCACGGCGGATGTTCTCTGTGGACGTCTGCGCCGAGACGATCACGCCGAAGGTATCGGAGGCGTTTTTCCAGCCGAGCATCACCGATCCTTGCGGATCGAATTCCTGCACGCGATCGTTGTAGAGCGAGCTGATCTGCCCGGACACCAGGAAGTTCTCCTGCTGGTCCAGCGGCTTGCGCGTGCTGACGATCACCGTGCCGCCGATCGAACCTTCGTCGATGTAGGCTTCCGGCGACTTGTAGACCTCGACCTTGCCGACGATCTGCGGCGCCAGCAGCGAGTAGTTGAAGGTGCGGCCTGGCTGGTCG is part of the Pseudoxanthomonas indica genome and encodes:
- a CDS encoding alpha-E domain-containing protein, whose amino-acid sequence is MLSRVAENLYWFSRYLRRAENTARLIGVGSQLQLDLPRSVRFTWRPMIDTVGASECFAEHYPDDGEADDGQVVGFLLLDPRNPSSLHSSVESAREILRGIRDTLPSEVWEAINDLHQHIGSSGERGLTRRYRVDFLTRIVDGCLKVSGLLSANVSRDIGFQFLRLGTALEQADMTTRIIDAGASGLVTPRSEEDRETFRNLQWMAVLRSLAAYQMYRRHVRQRVTAELALRFLLQNAEFPRSVQFCLTRIQNVLPTMPPRPAVDRHLNRVIGQTRNADAYWLASHDPASFMDEIQVHLGAMHDAIAAGYFAD
- a CDS encoding ribbon-helix-helix domain-containing protein codes for the protein MRSTQQFSITLPNEMADTVRAKVASGEYATESEVIRDGLRALLARDRAVEAWLKQEVAPAAKALAADPTRGVSASQVKQQLAARRRAKE
- a CDS encoding type II toxin-antitoxin system RelE/ParE family toxin; protein product: MSFTVRFAPEVAAQLQAIEDFISRTQATTTAAAFVDAIVSHCENLATFPLRGIRRDDLLPGLRISHYRGRTIIAFTVDTPASVVSILGVYYGGRDYDAVIVGA
- a CDS encoding 20S proteasome subunit A/B, with the translated sequence MTYCVGIEVDQGLVFAADTRTSASFDDVRVHRKMHTFEFPGERVFVLLSAGNLATTQLTISKLQSDVDDGAPRNLRSFRHLYQVAEYVGEVLVSSQARIGNDPQHSGVSVQSTLILGGQIAGERPGLYMIYPLGNCIAASPETPYLQIGESKYGKPILDRILRPETSLENAARCALVSLDSTIRSNLSVGMPIDLALLRNGDLKLTQQMRLEGDTPLYAEIHDSWSQKLEAAVHSLPRFPWEPARAEDAEPSSAPRHAPPRNTATRRDPGDMQGQQ
- a CDS encoding class I SAM-dependent methyltransferase, whose translation is MAAPLPLPDDDALAHSQHLSDLIRQEMRAEGGRMPFSRFMERCLYAPGLGYYSAGSTKFGEAGDFITAPELGPLFATCVATAVAPVMQQLGPQAEFFEIGGGSGAFAEIMLKRMLELDALPTRYAILEPSADLRERQRERLARRLVPPVFELVEWLDGPPGEPWNGVLFANEVIDALPTPRFTLRDGEVFEEYVALDEQGSFIREDRPADALLAAAVRHVERYLEQPFADGYRSELLPQLPYWIQAVMGGLQSGAMLFADYGYPRREFYLPDRDQGTLRAFYRQHLHADAYLHPGLQDLTASVDFTALAEAGTNAGFDLAGYSDQASFLLGNGLPDRLQEIEERADEAAKLRFRNEAKKLTLPSEMGERFQVMGFSRDVEFGTAFLANDLTWRL
- a CDS encoding beta-N-acetylhexosaminidase, whose product is MSFVSPRGCRRLLILVASLFALPAFAATSTRPADSAATPSLIPAPAQLQTQPGQFVITTATGLHAKGDEARAVALHFQAWMRDALPTPLALTDSADAGITFEITPQASENPEGYRLEVAERGIRVAASDARGLFYGAVTLWQLATPAADGALRIGAVRIDDAPRFGWRGFMLDSARHFWSVDEIKRLLDAMALHKLNTFHWHLTDDQGWRIEIRKYPKLTDIGSCRTPAGDAGRDASGKPVKYCGYYSQQQIREVVAYAAERHITVMPEIDVPGHAQAAIAAYPELGVLGTRPEISNQWGVHSYLFNTEEGTLRFLEDVLTEVIDLFPGRYVHVGADEAVKDQWQASAHVQARMRELGVPDEFHMQSHIIKRLEKFLEAHDRRLIGWDEILEGGLPPEATVMSWRGTEGGLEAAKQGHDVVMTPKSHLYLDYLQTGSTDEPPGRPAQVTLAQVYGFEPVPAALDASLRHHILGLQANLWTEHTRTVERLYHHLFPRLAALAEVGWSPAERRDYADFLQRLPAQLRRYQAHGIGYAQTPFQVIIGAPKSVDGKSARLELQNPLGYAVHYSIDGSEPTASSPLYQQPLSLPLPTTVRAAAFFDGEPLAPSSSRLIDAASLLTRHDDELDTCPDAGRLLLRLEDDGPREGARALFNVTIFNPCWRWADAPLQEAASVQVRAGQIPYYFQLAHDEKNRKFEAAATAHGELLVRTGDCKGEPVARVSLPATPDADGFITLQASLPASARAAQGLCLNFSGDTRPTMWVLDEVKLMRAE
- a CDS encoding TonB-dependent receptor, which encodes MSYRKTTLSAAIVMCLGVAAQAHAQDSGAAAPAASGEQAQELDRVVVTGIRGSLQQALDTKRNADAIVDVITAEDVGKFPATNVAEAMTIIPGVTIDRLFGQGEKVSILGTDPALNRTLLNGQTVASADWFIVDQPGRTFNYSLLAPQIVGKVEVYKSPEAYIDEGSIGGTVIVSTRKPLDQQENFLVSGQISSLYNDRVQEFDPQGSVMLGWKNASDTFGVIVSAQTSTENIRRDGIEAYGTVAARDYRDGQGGGGSVNNVPIDWSVGYPVRNCLEACAAELETDLDARGPNSLSASYFEQERKRDTYSVALQFKPTEHFDIEFNALRVDASYDNMNQSMFAFMGNAWNSLMKLTDVTIDDGVITKASFNNALLVYDLQNRLAEVDTDSYDLKAKFDNDKFFVSGTLGTTKATGGTSKQVFGEFLARANYSYDISGAPHFPGKVTFPGANPFTNPDAFRMDGGWGSDPSSPSTWNTGWGGNVVFKPNHDEEKYGQLDFGIRFDSPLYQLRFGVKRREHETGQEMGGVSLASVQGYGDAPTSMFNPRQVPSNYLNGFTNVGDLGNRFTIDGWALADYIMSGDWLAPWQTMPVPSTFNDPSFAANTWTITEDVNAAYVQGDFSWDRLRGNIGVRYVETESESASFACVATDVPPPCPADGYAPVSVKKKYDNLLPNVNLVYDLTDEWVLRFSAAKVMARPNFGQMSSYLWLGDQTLTGGGGNPDLDPYRSTNLDFSAEWYFSENAILAGTLFYKDISDYVLETTRAESHFNQSQGAETIYQISRPDNAGNAKIKGLSLAWQYNFTDAFGMVTNYTYSDGKSDTGDPLPYNSQTQFNVSPFFETDDWTARITYSHRSKYFTNVDRGDNLWTRAYDSVDASVAYNFTDNFSIGLEAMNLLDEAYHSYATTERLTRGVYRSGRRYMASLRFQF